One stretch of Miscanthus floridulus cultivar M001 chromosome 18, ASM1932011v1, whole genome shotgun sequence DNA includes these proteins:
- the LOC136521971 gene encoding uncharacterized protein isoform X1: MAAAAAASTSTLRPALSQAAGPEQRASLLCTPKHRHRVVASASRRSLRFTARASSNPGAKVSIPKQWYNLIADLPVKPPPPLHPQTHQPLNPSDLSPLFPDELIRQEVTDERFVDIPEEVIDVYKLWRPTPLIRARRLEKLLGTPAKIYYKYEGTSPAGSHKPNTAVPQAWYNAAAGVKNVVTETGAGQWGSALSFASSLFGLNCEVWQVRASFDQKPYRRLMMETWGAKVHPSPSTATEAGKKILEEDPSSPGSLGIAISEAVEVAATNADTKYCLGSVLNHVLLHQTVIGEECLEQLAALGETPDVVIGCTGGGSNFGGLAFPFLREKLRGNMSPAFRAVEPAACPTLTKGVYAYDFGDTAGLTPLMKMHTLGHGFVPDPIHAGGLRYHGMAPLISHVYELGFMDAIAIQQTECFQAALQFARTEGIIPAPEPTHAIAAAIREALECKRTGEEKVILMAMCGHGHFDLAAYEKYLRGDMVDLSHPAEKLEASLAAVPKV; the protein is encoded by the exons atggccgccgccgccgcagcctcaaCCTCCACCCTTCGTCCTGCTCTCTCCCAAG CAGCAGGGCCAGAGCAGAGAGCTTCACTGCTGTGCACACCGAAGCACCGACACCGAGTGGTTGCCAgtgccagcaggagaagcttgaGATTCACCGCTAGGGCCAGCTCGAATCCGGGCGCCAAGGTGAGCATCCCGAAGCAATGGTATAACCTCATCGCCGACCTGCCGGTGAAGCCACCGCCACCGCTGCACCCGCAGACGCACCAGCCTCTGAATCCCAGCGACCTCTCCCCTCTGTTCCCCGACGAGCTGATCAGGCAGGAGGTCACCGACGAGCGCTTCGTTGACATACCCGAGGAGGTCATCGACGTGTACAAGCTCTGGCGCCCGACGCCTCTGATCAG GGCCAGGAGGCTGGAGAAGCTGCTCGGCACGCCGGCGAAGATCTACTACAAGTACGAGGGGACCAGCCCGGCGGGGTCCCACAAGCCCAACACCGCCGTGCCGCAGGCGTGGTACAACGCCGCGGCAGGGGTGAAGAACGTGGTCACCGAGACCGGTGCCGGCCAGTGGGGCAGCGCGCTGTCCTTCGCCAGCAGCCTCTTCGGCCTCAACTGCGAG GTGTGGCAAGTGCGCGCGTCGTTCGACCAGAAGCCGTACCGGAGGCTGATGATGGAGACGTGGGGCGCCAAGGTGCACCCGTCGCCGTCGACGGCGACGGAGGCCGGCAAGAAGATCCTGGAGGAGGATCCGTCCAGCCCCGGCAGCCTCGGGATCGCCATCTCcgaggcggtggaggtggcggcCACCAACGCCGACACCAAGTACTGCCTGGGCAGCGTGCTCAACCACGTCCTGCTCCACCAGACCGTCATCGGGGAGGAGTGCCTGGAGCAGCTGGCGGCGCTCGGCGAGACGCCCGACGTCGTCATCGGCTGCACCGGCGGCGGGTCCAACTTCGGCGGGCTCGCGTTCCCGTTCTTGCGCGAGAAGCTGCGCGGCAACATGAGCCCCGCGTTCAGGGCCGTGGAGCCCGCGGCGTGCCCCACGCTCACCAAGGGCGTCTACGCCTACGACTTCGGCGACACGGCCGGGCTCACGCCACTGATGAAGATGCACACCCTCGGCCACGGCTTCGTCCCTGACCCGATCCATGCAG GTGGGCTTCGCTACCATGGAATGGCACCTCTGATCTCGCATGTCTACGAGCTGGGCTTCATGGATGCCATCGCTATACAGCAGACTGAATGCTTCCAAG CTGCCTTGCAATTCGCCAGGACGGAGGGCATCATCCCGGCGCCGGAGCCGACGCACGCGATCGCGGCGGCGATCAGGGAGGCGCTGGAGTGCAAGCGGACCGGGGAGGAGAAGGTCATCCTGATGGCCATGTGCGGCCACGGCCACTTCGACCTCGCCGCGTACGAGAAGTACCTGAGGGGCGACATGGTCGATCTCTCGCACCCGGCGGAGAAGCTGGAGGCCTCCCTCGCCGCCGTGCCCAAAGTCTGA
- the LOC136521499 gene encoding uncharacterized protein isoform X1, producing MKRAAPSVEPLDVSSGDSSGSDSDQLGGKEKGGSASKASAAAAGEDTKRVVLHKESDDVSSDDDLSSDSDDGAGKGNGWSAFGLPNSSNASSVAEAAKSKKKKTGVDFSALSRHGYHGGPSVLTVRPVEEANWSWSTGKDRNDKEDAPESYEERERTRAAVTEGEKLIGLQNAPPNQLLLEKDKKDASFSQKEKRKRDRGQASRGKNYVEEEKRLLRGSGVYSGFDT from the exons ATGAAGAGGGCGGCGCCGTCGGTGGAGCCACTCGACGTGTCTTCCGGCGACTCCTCGGGTTCGGATTCCGACCAATTAGGCGGGAAGGAGAAGGGCGGGAGCGCCTCCAaagcttctgctgctgctgcgggaGAAG ATACGAAGAGGGTGGTGCTACATAAGGAATCCGATGACGTATCTTCCGATGATGACTTGAGCTCGGATTCTGACGACGGTGCTGGGAAGGGGAATGGTTGGAGTGCCTTTGGGCTGCCCAATTCCTCCAATGCTTCTTCGGTGGCAGAAG CGGCCAagtcaaagaagaagaaaactggtGTGGATTTTAGTGCTTTGAGCCGGCATGGATACCATGGTGGCCCATCTGTCTTGACAGTTCGTCCAGTAGAGGAAGCTAACTGGTCTTGGTCCACTGGGAAAGACCGCAATGACAAAGAAGATGCACCTGAGTCCTATGAAGAACGCGAGCGGACCAGGGCTGCAGTGACCGAAGGAGAGAAGCTTATCGGTCTGCAGAACGCGCCCCCCAACCAGTTATTATTAGAGAAAGACAAGAAGGATGCTTCCTTCTCACAGAAGGAGAAGCGGAAGAGGGACCGTGGGCAAGCCAGCAGGGGGAAGAACTATGTTGAGGAGGAGAAGCGGCTCCTGAGGGGGAGCGGCGTGTACTCTGGCTTTGATACTTAA
- the LOC136521499 gene encoding protein RDM1-like isoform X2 — protein sequence MKRAAPSVEPLDVSSGDSSGSDSDQLGGKEKGGSASKASAAAAGEDTKRVVLHKESDDVSSDDDLSSDSDDGAGKGNGWSAFGLPNSSNASSVAEGALIRRAEMYQQYMKHIPVPAYCDSVITFTSWLGLAGSLKQLYEQPLHYLTNVLLKKWDQQRIGSDDEHRRLDAIIHPVRAETLIWTTEEVHRLTTSGQHLASLWASDPMYHAYVDPVFPSIKLD from the exons ATGAAGAGGGCGGCGCCGTCGGTGGAGCCACTCGACGTGTCTTCCGGCGACTCCTCGGGTTCGGATTCCGACCAATTAGGCGGGAAGGAGAAGGGCGGGAGCGCCTCCAaagcttctgctgctgctgcgggaGAAG ATACGAAGAGGGTGGTGCTACATAAGGAATCCGATGACGTATCTTCCGATGATGACTTGAGCTCGGATTCTGACGACGGTGCTGGGAAGGGGAATGGTTGGAGTGCCTTTGGGCTGCCCAATTCCTCCAATGCTTCTTCGGTGGCAGAAG GTGCTCTGATCAGGAGGGCCGAAATGTATCAGCAATACATGAAGCACATTCCTGTTCCTGCTTACTGTGATTCTGTAATCACATTCACATCATGGCTGGGACTCGCTGGATCGCTGAAGCAGTTGTATGAACAACCCTTGCATTACCTCACCAATGTCCTCCTAAAAAAGTGGGATCAGCAAAGGATTGGGAGTGATGATGAGCACCGGCGTCTGGATGCTATCATCCACCCTGTCAGAGCTGAGACCCTAATTTGGACCACTGAAGAGGTCCATAGGCTGACCACCTCTGGCCAGCACTTAGCTAGTCTCTGGGCCTCGGATCCCATGTACCATGCTTACGTAGATCCAGTGTTTCCTTCCATAAAGTTGGACTAG
- the LOC136521971 gene encoding uncharacterized protein isoform X2, producing MAAAAAASTSTLRPALSQAGPEQRASLLCTPKHRHRVVASASRRSLRFTARASSNPGAKVSIPKQWYNLIADLPVKPPPPLHPQTHQPLNPSDLSPLFPDELIRQEVTDERFVDIPEEVIDVYKLWRPTPLIRARRLEKLLGTPAKIYYKYEGTSPAGSHKPNTAVPQAWYNAAAGVKNVVTETGAGQWGSALSFASSLFGLNCEVWQVRASFDQKPYRRLMMETWGAKVHPSPSTATEAGKKILEEDPSSPGSLGIAISEAVEVAATNADTKYCLGSVLNHVLLHQTVIGEECLEQLAALGETPDVVIGCTGGGSNFGGLAFPFLREKLRGNMSPAFRAVEPAACPTLTKGVYAYDFGDTAGLTPLMKMHTLGHGFVPDPIHAGGLRYHGMAPLISHVYELGFMDAIAIQQTECFQAALQFARTEGIIPAPEPTHAIAAAIREALECKRTGEEKVILMAMCGHGHFDLAAYEKYLRGDMVDLSHPAEKLEASLAAVPKV from the exons atggccgccgccgccgcagcctcaaCCTCCACCCTTCGTCCTGCTCTCTCCCAAG CAGGGCCAGAGCAGAGAGCTTCACTGCTGTGCACACCGAAGCACCGACACCGAGTGGTTGCCAgtgccagcaggagaagcttgaGATTCACCGCTAGGGCCAGCTCGAATCCGGGCGCCAAGGTGAGCATCCCGAAGCAATGGTATAACCTCATCGCCGACCTGCCGGTGAAGCCACCGCCACCGCTGCACCCGCAGACGCACCAGCCTCTGAATCCCAGCGACCTCTCCCCTCTGTTCCCCGACGAGCTGATCAGGCAGGAGGTCACCGACGAGCGCTTCGTTGACATACCCGAGGAGGTCATCGACGTGTACAAGCTCTGGCGCCCGACGCCTCTGATCAG GGCCAGGAGGCTGGAGAAGCTGCTCGGCACGCCGGCGAAGATCTACTACAAGTACGAGGGGACCAGCCCGGCGGGGTCCCACAAGCCCAACACCGCCGTGCCGCAGGCGTGGTACAACGCCGCGGCAGGGGTGAAGAACGTGGTCACCGAGACCGGTGCCGGCCAGTGGGGCAGCGCGCTGTCCTTCGCCAGCAGCCTCTTCGGCCTCAACTGCGAG GTGTGGCAAGTGCGCGCGTCGTTCGACCAGAAGCCGTACCGGAGGCTGATGATGGAGACGTGGGGCGCCAAGGTGCACCCGTCGCCGTCGACGGCGACGGAGGCCGGCAAGAAGATCCTGGAGGAGGATCCGTCCAGCCCCGGCAGCCTCGGGATCGCCATCTCcgaggcggtggaggtggcggcCACCAACGCCGACACCAAGTACTGCCTGGGCAGCGTGCTCAACCACGTCCTGCTCCACCAGACCGTCATCGGGGAGGAGTGCCTGGAGCAGCTGGCGGCGCTCGGCGAGACGCCCGACGTCGTCATCGGCTGCACCGGCGGCGGGTCCAACTTCGGCGGGCTCGCGTTCCCGTTCTTGCGCGAGAAGCTGCGCGGCAACATGAGCCCCGCGTTCAGGGCCGTGGAGCCCGCGGCGTGCCCCACGCTCACCAAGGGCGTCTACGCCTACGACTTCGGCGACACGGCCGGGCTCACGCCACTGATGAAGATGCACACCCTCGGCCACGGCTTCGTCCCTGACCCGATCCATGCAG GTGGGCTTCGCTACCATGGAATGGCACCTCTGATCTCGCATGTCTACGAGCTGGGCTTCATGGATGCCATCGCTATACAGCAGACTGAATGCTTCCAAG CTGCCTTGCAATTCGCCAGGACGGAGGGCATCATCCCGGCGCCGGAGCCGACGCACGCGATCGCGGCGGCGATCAGGGAGGCGCTGGAGTGCAAGCGGACCGGGGAGGAGAAGGTCATCCTGATGGCCATGTGCGGCCACGGCCACTTCGACCTCGCCGCGTACGAGAAGTACCTGAGGGGCGACATGGTCGATCTCTCGCACCCGGCGGAGAAGCTGGAGGCCTCCCTCGCCGCCGTGCCCAAAGTCTGA
- the LOC136521971 gene encoding uncharacterized protein isoform X3 translates to MAAAAAASTSTLRPALSQGPEQRASLLCTPKHRHRVVASASRRSLRFTARASSNPGAKVSIPKQWYNLIADLPVKPPPPLHPQTHQPLNPSDLSPLFPDELIRQEVTDERFVDIPEEVIDVYKLWRPTPLIRARRLEKLLGTPAKIYYKYEGTSPAGSHKPNTAVPQAWYNAAAGVKNVVTETGAGQWGSALSFASSLFGLNCEVWQVRASFDQKPYRRLMMETWGAKVHPSPSTATEAGKKILEEDPSSPGSLGIAISEAVEVAATNADTKYCLGSVLNHVLLHQTVIGEECLEQLAALGETPDVVIGCTGGGSNFGGLAFPFLREKLRGNMSPAFRAVEPAACPTLTKGVYAYDFGDTAGLTPLMKMHTLGHGFVPDPIHAGGLRYHGMAPLISHVYELGFMDAIAIQQTECFQAALQFARTEGIIPAPEPTHAIAAAIREALECKRTGEEKVILMAMCGHGHFDLAAYEKYLRGDMVDLSHPAEKLEASLAAVPKV, encoded by the exons atggccgccgccgccgcagcctcaaCCTCCACCCTTCGTCCTGCTCTCTCCCAAG GGCCAGAGCAGAGAGCTTCACTGCTGTGCACACCGAAGCACCGACACCGAGTGGTTGCCAgtgccagcaggagaagcttgaGATTCACCGCTAGGGCCAGCTCGAATCCGGGCGCCAAGGTGAGCATCCCGAAGCAATGGTATAACCTCATCGCCGACCTGCCGGTGAAGCCACCGCCACCGCTGCACCCGCAGACGCACCAGCCTCTGAATCCCAGCGACCTCTCCCCTCTGTTCCCCGACGAGCTGATCAGGCAGGAGGTCACCGACGAGCGCTTCGTTGACATACCCGAGGAGGTCATCGACGTGTACAAGCTCTGGCGCCCGACGCCTCTGATCAG GGCCAGGAGGCTGGAGAAGCTGCTCGGCACGCCGGCGAAGATCTACTACAAGTACGAGGGGACCAGCCCGGCGGGGTCCCACAAGCCCAACACCGCCGTGCCGCAGGCGTGGTACAACGCCGCGGCAGGGGTGAAGAACGTGGTCACCGAGACCGGTGCCGGCCAGTGGGGCAGCGCGCTGTCCTTCGCCAGCAGCCTCTTCGGCCTCAACTGCGAG GTGTGGCAAGTGCGCGCGTCGTTCGACCAGAAGCCGTACCGGAGGCTGATGATGGAGACGTGGGGCGCCAAGGTGCACCCGTCGCCGTCGACGGCGACGGAGGCCGGCAAGAAGATCCTGGAGGAGGATCCGTCCAGCCCCGGCAGCCTCGGGATCGCCATCTCcgaggcggtggaggtggcggcCACCAACGCCGACACCAAGTACTGCCTGGGCAGCGTGCTCAACCACGTCCTGCTCCACCAGACCGTCATCGGGGAGGAGTGCCTGGAGCAGCTGGCGGCGCTCGGCGAGACGCCCGACGTCGTCATCGGCTGCACCGGCGGCGGGTCCAACTTCGGCGGGCTCGCGTTCCCGTTCTTGCGCGAGAAGCTGCGCGGCAACATGAGCCCCGCGTTCAGGGCCGTGGAGCCCGCGGCGTGCCCCACGCTCACCAAGGGCGTCTACGCCTACGACTTCGGCGACACGGCCGGGCTCACGCCACTGATGAAGATGCACACCCTCGGCCACGGCTTCGTCCCTGACCCGATCCATGCAG GTGGGCTTCGCTACCATGGAATGGCACCTCTGATCTCGCATGTCTACGAGCTGGGCTTCATGGATGCCATCGCTATACAGCAGACTGAATGCTTCCAAG CTGCCTTGCAATTCGCCAGGACGGAGGGCATCATCCCGGCGCCGGAGCCGACGCACGCGATCGCGGCGGCGATCAGGGAGGCGCTGGAGTGCAAGCGGACCGGGGAGGAGAAGGTCATCCTGATGGCCATGTGCGGCCACGGCCACTTCGACCTCGCCGCGTACGAGAAGTACCTGAGGGGCGACATGGTCGATCTCTCGCACCCGGCGGAGAAGCTGGAGGCCTCCCTCGCCGCCGTGCCCAAAGTCTGA